Part of the Streptomyces sp. NBC_00457 genome, GACGAGCGCGCCGACATCTGCACGGTCCACGGCCCCACCCCTCGTGTACGGCACGTCATCGTACGCCGTGGAAGGGGCGGTTCCGACGGTCATGCGCCTGCCGGGTGCTGGACGACCGGAACCGGGCGCCAGGTCGACGGCCGCAGCGCCGGTACGTGCGCCCCGCGCACTTCGGCGAACTCTGAGTTCGCGGCGAGCAGCTGCCGTCGGGCGGCGCGGGCGTCGGCCTCCTTGTGCGCGGTCATATGGGCGGCGACCAGACCGGCGGCCACGGGAGTGGCGAACGAGGTCCCGCTCCAGTGCGCGAACCCCTCGAACATCACCTGGTCGGGCTTGACCGAACCGGAGGTCAGTTCGCCGGTGTGGCGGGGGTGCACGCAGGTGCACAGGTAGGAGAAGCCGAACCGGCAGGCGTCGTACGTGGTGTGCTGGTACACGTACGGCACGGGGGCGTCGAAGCCGATGAGGGGGCTCGTCAGCTGCTCACCGGGGGCGTAGACCTTCACCCAGGAACCGTGATTGGTGAAGCAGGCGCCGAACTCGCCGTCGCTGCGCAGCGCGCCGACCGACAGCACGACGTCCTGGTAGTCGGGCAGGTCGGCGTAGGCGGCGGGCCAGAACGGCGTGGCGCTGGCGTTGTTGCCGGCGGCGGCGACAAGGAGGGTGCGGGGCTGGTTCCGCAGTGCCTGCATGAAGTTCTCCACGCCGAGCAGCCCGGTCGCGGTGCCGTTCGGCGTGCCCGCGGAGAGGCTGATGATGTCCGGCCAGCCGTGCCGGTCGACGGCGTCGAAGAGCTTCTCGCCGAACTCTGACTCCAGGATGGCGCCCGCGTCGTTGAGCGAGTTGCTGACGCCGATGTCCGTGTTGGGCGACAGGGCCGCGACGAGTCCGGCGATGAACGTGCCGTGGCCGACGTACTGCTGGAGGATTCCGTTCTCGTCGCACTCCTTGATCTGGGCGTCCCCCTGCACATGCGCCATGAGCGGGTACGAGCGGAAGTCGTGCACCAGACCCGTGTCGATGACCAGCACGCCGACGGCCGTGTCCGGGTCGTACGACGCCTCGGCGGCGGACGGGTTGGGTGTCTGGCTGAGCAGGGCGGGCACGGGCTCCGCCGGGTTGCAGGCGTTGACCGTCGTGGACACCACGTGGTTACGGCTGACCAGCTTGCGCCCCGTGCGCTCTTCCGCCCCCCGCAGGGCACGCAGGGCGCCCGCGACGGCACGGTCACCGCGGCGGTCGCCGTGGCCGGGGTCGCCGACCTGGATACGGGTGATGCCGGACCGGTTGGTCTCCGGACCCGCCCGGCGTACCCGGTCCGAGGTGAGGCCGGTGGTCTCCGTGAAGTGCGTGCGCACGGTCTCCTCGACGACCCGGGCCTCCTCCCCGTCCCGGGCGAGGACCACGCCCTTCTCGTAGAAGAACTCGGCGGAGTCGTCCGGCCCCATCGCCAGCGGCACGTCGGGCATGGAGCGCTGGATCTGGTCGAACTGCTCATGGAATCGCTGAGGTGCCATCGCGTGTCCCCTCCCACAGAGGCGTCGGTCGTCAGTCAGAGTCACTGAGCCGTCGCTTGATACAGCGCCAAACCCGTGTGGCGTGTATCCGGGGCCACTACCATCCTTTGGGTGACAGCGGGAAGCGACTCGGTTCTCGAACTGCTGCCGATGGTGTTCGCCGCACCGAAAGAGGCTCTGGCGCGGGCGGAACAGGTCCTCGCCGACGATCCCTCACCGCTGCACGCCAGTATCGCCCACCAGGTGATCGGCATGTGGCAGCGGGACTTCGGCGACCTGCGGATCGCCCTGCGGCATCTGCGGCGCGCCCGCGATCTGGCGGCACGCGCCGGATCGGCCGACCGGGAGGCCGACATCCTGGGCACCCTCGGCGTGGCACTGGTCCACGCGGGCAGCACCCGGCAGGGCCTGGAGGCGTTCGAGCGAGGTGTCGCGCGCGGCACGGGACTTACCCGGGCGCGGGTGCTGTACCGCCGGGCGTACGTCTGGTGGGTGCTGGGCCGTCACCGGGAGGCGCTGGAGGACGTACGCCGGGCCATACCCGTGCTGCGGCAGGCCGACGACGTCATCTGGACGGCGCGGGCGCTGACGCTGCGGGCGACCGTGCATCTGGCGCTGGGCGCGGTGGAGCGGGCCGAGGCCGACTTCACCGCCGCCGAGGCGCTGTGGGACACCACCGGCCAGGAGCACGACAAGGCGGACGCGGTGGAGAGCCGGGGGCTGGCCGCGTTCCGGTCGGGGGACGTGCCGGCCGCGCTGCGGCTCCTGGACGAGGCCGAGGAGCGGTACGCCAAACTCGGTACGCCGA contains:
- a CDS encoding S8/S53 family peptidase, coding for MAPQRFHEQFDQIQRSMPDVPLAMGPDDSAEFFYEKGVVLARDGEEARVVEETVRTHFTETTGLTSDRVRRAGPETNRSGITRIQVGDPGHGDRRGDRAVAGALRALRGAEERTGRKLVSRNHVVSTTVNACNPAEPVPALLSQTPNPSAAEASYDPDTAVGVLVIDTGLVHDFRSYPLMAHVQGDAQIKECDENGILQQYVGHGTFIAGLVAALSPNTDIGVSNSLNDAGAILESEFGEKLFDAVDRHGWPDIISLSAGTPNGTATGLLGVENFMQALRNQPRTLLVAAAGNNASATPFWPAAYADLPDYQDVVLSVGALRSDGEFGACFTNHGSWVKVYAPGEQLTSPLIGFDAPVPYVYQHTTYDACRFGFSYLCTCVHPRHTGELTSGSVKPDQVMFEGFAHWSGTSFATPVAAGLVAAHMTAHKEADARAARRQLLAANSEFAEVRGAHVPALRPSTWRPVPVVQHPAGA